A single genomic interval of Xyrauchen texanus isolate HMW12.3.18 chromosome 8, RBS_HiC_50CHRs, whole genome shotgun sequence harbors:
- the LOC127647728 gene encoding interactor protein for cytohesin exchange factors 1 yields MSTERGVPTPLCQGFLKKRKDKLKLRWVTYWFRLYNTTLFFYTKKHGSALDLRGHYYIYEVQSVREVSGPENKRYLFEITMKNGKKKMLAADSANVRQVWMNQLWKAMLLNGPDRTRRVTNGEQVSPASRSSLCESSYTETSSTAMDSRCLSFDQESFQSFAGADDTQSPQTNSKMEQSSEEDVLPDFACDILPPSKSTEEAVYDTPPSKWPASEGEHVVTDSIYDVPNSIIRKMTDHTIEFHSSSGRPESGGLLSDMIACLGSESATWVKTAPL; encoded by the exons ATGTCGACTGAAAGAGGGGTGCCAACCCCGCTCTGCCAGGGCTTTCTGAAGAAACGTAAAGACAAACTG AAGCTTCGGTGGGTGACTTACTGGTTCAGACTTTACAACACAACGCTTTTTTTCTACACTAAGAAACATGGGAGTGCT TTAGACCTCAGAGGACATTATTACATATATGAG GTTCAGTCTGTGCGTGAGGTGAGCGGACCGGAGAACAAACGCTATCTTTTTGAGATCACCATGAAAAACGGGAAGAAGAAAATGCTG GCTGCAGATTCAGCTAATGTCAGACAGGTGTGGATGAACCAGCTGTGGAAAGCCATGCTGCTCAACGGACCTGACAGAACTAGACGTGTCACTAATGG GGAGCAGGTGTCACCTGCATCTCGGTCTAGCCTCTGTGAAAGCTCATATACTGAGACCAGCAGTACTGCAATGGACAGTCGATGCCTCTCTTTTGATCAAGAGTCATTCCAGTCCTTTGCTG GTGCTGATGACACACAAAGTCCGCAAACAAACAGTAAAATGGAGCAGAGTTCAGAGGAGGATGTACTGCCAGACTTTGCCTGTGATATTCTTCCACCATCAAAAT CCACTGAAGAAGCTGTCTATGACACCCCCCCTTCCAAATGGCCAGCCAGTGAGGGTGAGCATG TGGTAACTGATAGCATCTATGATGTGCCAAACTCCATAATTAGAAAAATGACTGATCATACAATTG AATTTCACAGCAGTAGTGGGAGGCCTGAGAGTGGTGGTCTTTTGAGTGACATGATAGCCTGTTTGGGCAGTGAATCTGCTACCTGGGTCAAAACTGCTCCACTGTGA